One window from the genome of Echinicola vietnamensis DSM 17526 encodes:
- a CDS encoding META domain-containing protein, protein MKLFKTLICAGLLSLTLFSCGGSDDIGQFTWKVRSINGAPATKEQLAELTLKFGKEQKVNGQAPCDEFRGKAVYNAEKIKFSTLYTDSQNCDEKTIQTAYLSSLEMSKTYTTTANRMVFYDGDGNITVEFEQVN, encoded by the coding sequence ATGAAGTTATTCAAAACGCTCATTTGCGCTGGTTTACTTTCATTAACCTTATTTTCATGTGGTGGTTCTGATGATATTGGCCAATTTACATGGAAAGTCCGGTCCATCAATGGTGCCCCTGCCACAAAAGAACAGTTGGCTGAGCTTACCCTGAAATTTGGTAAAGAACAGAAAGTAAACGGTCAAGCACCGTGTGATGAATTTCGAGGAAAGGCCGTCTATAATGCCGAAAAGATTAAATTCTCCACGCTCTACACCGACTCCCAAAACTGTGACGAAAAAACCATTCAAACAGCCTACCTTAGCTCTTTGGAAATGAGCAAAACGTACACAACCACCGCAAACAGAATGGTGTTTTATGACGGAGATGGAAATATCACGGTGGAATTTGAGCAGGTAAATTAA
- the alr gene encoding alanine racemase gives MRHTSRIEISKSAYRRNMKFIRSQVGDDTIVSAVIKGNAYGHGIENIIKIAENVGIRHFSAFSTDEAKRVLQASEKNSDIMIMGMVDNQDLEWIIKHRISFFVFEFDRLMAAIKMAKKLHIPAKIHVEVETGFHRTGFEWNEKEFLADVIYEHGIHLELTGLCTHFAGAESIANYLRVQNQIKQYRNFKNWFDRHGIKFGTYHTACSAASLSYPETIMDMVRIGILQYGFWPSQETYMSKFKELAAHRKNPLKRLISWKSSIMSIKEVGMGDFVGYGTTFMAHRPMRIALVPVGYCHGFSRMLSNLGKVLIQGKMVSVVGTVTMNSISVDITDLKDVKKGDEVVIIGKQKNNEITVASFSETTQQVNYELLTRLPHDIPRKIVY, from the coding sequence ATGAGGCATACTTCACGTATCGAGATCAGCAAATCTGCCTATCGCAGGAACATGAAATTCATCAGAAGTCAAGTAGGAGATGACACCATCGTTTCTGCGGTGATCAAGGGCAATGCCTATGGCCATGGAATCGAAAACATCATCAAGATCGCCGAAAACGTAGGCATCCGCCACTTCAGTGCTTTCAGTACCGATGAGGCCAAACGTGTGCTCCAAGCAAGTGAAAAAAACAGTGACATCATGATCATGGGCATGGTGGACAATCAGGACCTGGAATGGATCATCAAACACCGCATCAGCTTTTTTGTGTTTGAATTTGACCGGCTGATGGCGGCCATTAAAATGGCCAAAAAACTGCATATCCCTGCTAAAATCCACGTAGAAGTAGAAACGGGATTTCACAGAACTGGATTTGAATGGAATGAAAAAGAGTTCTTGGCAGATGTGATCTACGAACATGGAATTCACTTGGAGCTTACAGGCCTCTGTACGCACTTTGCCGGAGCAGAAAGCATTGCCAATTACCTGCGAGTACAAAACCAAATCAAGCAGTACCGTAATTTCAAAAATTGGTTTGACCGCCATGGAATCAAATTCGGGACCTACCACACCGCCTGCTCAGCAGCATCGTTAAGCTATCCCGAAACCATCATGGACATGGTGAGGATCGGCATTTTACAGTATGGATTCTGGCCCAGCCAAGAAACATACATGAGCAAATTCAAGGAGCTGGCTGCCCATCGAAAAAACCCACTCAAAAGGCTCATCAGCTGGAAGAGCTCCATCATGAGCATCAAGGAAGTGGGTATGGGAGATTTTGTGGGGTATGGCACCACCTTTATGGCACACCGCCCCATGCGCATTGCTCTGGTCCCTGTAGGCTATTGCCATGGGTTTAGCAGGATGCTCAGCAACCTCGGCAAAGTACTCATCCAAGGCAAAATGGTCTCTGTGGTCGGCACAGTGACCATGAATTCGATCTCAGTGGACATTACAGACCTGAAAGATGTCAAAAAAGGCGATGAAGTGGTCATCATCGGCAAACAAAAAAACAACGAGATCACCGTGGCCTCTTTTAGTGAAACCACCCAACAAGTCAATTACGAACTCTTGACGCGGCTTCCTCATGACATCCCCAGAAAAATCGTTTACTGA
- a CDS encoding amidohydrolase yields the protein MMNKDDINRLIKLRKELHQYPDISHDEGATAAKIQAFFEPLEPTKVLDKLGGNGLAFIFDSKQKGPTTMIRCELDGLPITEESNAKHKSTIDGRSHACGHDGHMAIVAGVGMDLAKNPISKGRVVLLYQPAEETGEGAKKVLKDKRFPTIKPDYAFALHNLPGYPKNEIVLKKGPFAAASKGMVIHLKGKTSHAAHPENGNSPALAMAKIIAGLEALPESMNGFCLITVVNAVLGEIAFGTTPGKATIRATLRTYDNDAMERLTKFAAELVTVIAKSHHLGIDISYTEHFASTVNHEAAWEQVNHAAKKLKLKTKHIRNPFRWSEDFGQFSLNTPTMFFGLGSGKTQPQLHNSNFDFPDTIIPSGVGMFNQIIHQLNR from the coding sequence ATGATGAACAAAGATGACATTAACCGATTGATAAAACTTCGAAAAGAACTCCACCAATATCCGGACATCAGCCATGATGAAGGTGCCACGGCTGCGAAGATCCAGGCATTTTTTGAGCCGCTGGAGCCTACCAAAGTGCTGGATAAGTTAGGCGGAAATGGATTGGCCTTTATCTTCGATAGTAAGCAAAAAGGGCCGACTACGATGATCCGATGCGAACTTGACGGACTACCCATCACGGAGGAATCCAACGCCAAGCATAAAAGCACAATTGACGGGAGATCCCACGCCTGTGGTCATGATGGACACATGGCCATTGTAGCTGGAGTGGGAATGGACCTCGCGAAAAACCCCATCTCCAAAGGCCGCGTGGTATTGCTCTATCAACCTGCCGAAGAAACGGGCGAAGGGGCAAAGAAAGTGCTAAAGGACAAGCGGTTTCCTACTATCAAACCTGATTATGCTTTTGCGCTGCACAACCTACCCGGCTATCCTAAAAATGAAATTGTCCTTAAAAAAGGGCCGTTTGCAGCAGCATCCAAGGGAATGGTCATCCACCTCAAGGGAAAAACCTCCCATGCAGCACACCCCGAAAACGGCAATAGCCCCGCACTCGCAATGGCCAAAATCATTGCAGGGTTGGAGGCACTCCCTGAAAGCATGAACGGCTTCTGCCTGATCACCGTGGTCAATGCCGTTTTAGGCGAAATTGCCTTTGGCACCACTCCTGGAAAGGCCACCATCCGTGCCACTTTGCGAACTTACGACAATGACGCCATGGAGCGGCTCACCAAGTTTGCCGCTGAACTGGTAACGGTAATTGCAAAATCCCATCATCTGGGAATCGACATTTCTTACACGGAGCATTTTGCCAGCACCGTCAACCATGAAGCCGCCTGGGAACAGGTCAATCACGCAGCAAAAAAACTTAAACTCAAGACCAAGCATATCCGAAACCCATTCCGTTGGTCTGAAGATTTCGGCCAATTTTCCTTAAACACCCCGACCATGTTCTTTGGATTGGGAAGTGGCAAAACACAGCCCCAGCTGCACAACAGTAATTTTGATTTTCCGGATACCATTATTCCATCAGGCGTCGGTATGTTCAACCAAATCATTCATCAACTCAATCGTTAA
- a CDS encoding GbsR/MarR family transcriptional regulator, with the protein MKLTSEQQEIIERIGVFFERKGHQPILGRIMGLLLVLDEAEATFDEIQEYLSVSKSAVSNALTLLQTQNKVEYTTKPGERKRYFRLKVRNWRKDMQEDMQGIFRINMLLKDVMAMRSAKNMEFNNCIEDFQKFIEFMQEEMPKLIEKYDRLHNS; encoded by the coding sequence ATGAAGTTAACATCTGAGCAACAAGAAATTATAGAGCGAATCGGGGTTTTTTTCGAACGAAAAGGACATCAGCCGATTTTGGGGAGGATCATGGGCTTACTGTTGGTGCTGGATGAAGCGGAAGCCACCTTTGATGAGATCCAAGAGTATCTATCGGTCAGCAAGAGTGCGGTAAGCAACGCCCTTACCCTGCTCCAAACCCAAAATAAGGTAGAATATACCACTAAACCGGGCGAGCGGAAGCGGTATTTCAGGCTGAAAGTACGGAATTGGAGAAAAGATATGCAAGAAGATATGCAGGGAATTTTCAGGATCAACATGCTCTTGAAGGATGTGATGGCCATGCGCTCTGCCAAAAATATGGAATTCAATAACTGCATTGAAGACTTTCAAAAGTTTATCGAATTCATGCAGGAAGAAATGCCCAAATTGATCGAAAAATATGATCGGCTACACAACAGCTGA
- a CDS encoding TolC family protein encodes MKKQFWIGLMAVCFVGNSLMAQEPVADGEVLTLQEAIKLGLKHNTDIKKAQLDEDAADHQQKEITGTGLPQVDAYGDYNNFLDVYPQAIPGGVLDPNSDPSDINVIAFGVPQSMKAGVQVSQLIFSQSYLVGLKAAKTSEEFYRLMTQMTEEDIIYDVALNYYSVISTELQMDNLRANHDQLKRLEEIIRSQYENDLARKVDYNRVKVNLTTLETEMDNLEIAIEQRKNYLKLVMGIPVNTQIELAQYDFDDKSLPLQALQMDPDLSQRYDLKVLSKQQELNDLNVDNIKSGYYPTLSAFADVNYNAFSSEFDFLSTGHVWYRGALVGLKLSLPIFDGFQKKHKIAQARVEGQKIKYDQYMAEQNAEAEYLNAVKKLNNSIKSLKAQESNLELSEDVFRQTGQLYREGLSPLTDLLDAETSLRQARSSYYRQIINVKTAEADLYKSTGQIEKIIN; translated from the coding sequence ATGAAAAAACAATTTTGGATCGGACTTATGGCGGTGTGTTTTGTGGGGAATTCCCTCATGGCCCAGGAGCCGGTGGCGGATGGTGAAGTGCTCACCCTTCAGGAAGCCATTAAGCTGGGCTTAAAGCATAACACCGACATCAAAAAAGCCCAATTGGACGAAGATGCTGCAGACCATCAGCAAAAGGAAATCACGGGTACCGGCCTTCCACAAGTGGATGCTTACGGTGATTACAACAATTTCCTAGATGTTTATCCCCAAGCCATTCCAGGAGGGGTCTTGGATCCCAATTCAGATCCGAGTGATATTAACGTGATCGCTTTCGGCGTCCCTCAAAGTATGAAAGCAGGGGTGCAAGTGAGTCAATTGATCTTCAGTCAATCGTATTTGGTGGGGTTGAAGGCCGCTAAAACCTCTGAAGAGTTTTACCGGCTGATGACACAAATGACCGAAGAGGATATTATCTATGATGTGGCCTTAAACTATTATTCGGTGATTTCTACCGAACTGCAGATGGATAACCTTCGGGCCAACCACGACCAGCTGAAGCGGCTAGAAGAGATCATTCGGTCGCAGTATGAGAATGACTTGGCCCGAAAAGTAGATTATAACCGGGTGAAGGTAAACCTGACCACACTGGAGACCGAAATGGACAATTTGGAGATTGCGATCGAGCAACGTAAAAATTACTTGAAGTTGGTGATGGGGATTCCTGTAAATACCCAAATTGAATTGGCTCAGTATGATTTTGATGACAAATCCTTGCCATTGCAAGCCCTGCAGATGGATCCTGATTTGAGTCAGCGGTATGACCTGAAAGTGCTGAGCAAACAGCAGGAGCTAAATGACCTGAATGTCGATAACATCAAATCAGGATATTATCCCACGTTGTCTGCTTTTGCAGATGTAAACTATAATGCCTTTTCGAGTGAATTTGATTTTCTGTCCACTGGACATGTTTGGTACCGTGGGGCGTTGGTAGGGTTGAAGTTGTCCTTGCCGATTTTCGATGGTTTTCAGAAGAAGCACAAAATCGCCCAAGCAAGGGTGGAAGGTCAGAAGATCAAATATGATCAGTATATGGCGGAGCAAAATGCAGAAGCCGAATACCTGAATGCCGTAAAAAAACTGAACAATAGCATCAAAAGCCTTAAAGCACAGGAATCCAACTTGGAACTGTCAGAGGATGTGTTCAGACAGACAGGACAGCTTTACCGCGAAGGGCTTTCGCCATTGACAGATTTGCTGGATGCAGAGACATCGCTGCGTCAGGCCCGATCAAGTTATTATCGACAGATCATCAATGTCAAAACGGCCGAAGCTGACTTGTACAAATCCACAGGTCAAATTGAAAAAATCATCAACTAA